One window of the Sciurus carolinensis chromosome 8, mSciCar1.2, whole genome shotgun sequence genome contains the following:
- the Anapc7 gene encoding anaphase-promoting complex subunit 7 produces MNVIDHVRDMAAAGLHSNVRLLSSLLLTMSNNNPELFSPSQKYQLLVYHADSLFHDKEYRNAVSKYTMALQQKKALSKTSKVRPSTGNSASTPQSQCLPSEIEVKYKMAECYTMLKQDKDAIAILDGIPSRQRTPKINMMLANLYKKAGQERPSVTSYKEVLRQCPLALDAILGLLSLSVKGAEVASMTMNVIQTVPNLDWLSVWIKAYAFVHTGDNSRAINTICSLEKKSLLRDNVDLLGSLADLYFRAGDNKNSVLKFEQAQMLDPYLIKGMDVYGYLLAREGRLEDVENLGCRLFNISDQHAEPWVVSGCHSFYSKRYSRALYLGAKAIQLNSNSVQALLLKGAALRNMGRVQEAIIHFREAIRLAPCRLDCYEGLIECYLASNSIREAMVMANNVYKTLGANAQTLTLLATVCLEDPVTQEKAKTLLDKALTQRPDYIKAVVKKAELLSREQKYEDGIALLRNALANQSDCVLHRILGDFLVAVNEYQEAMDQYSIALSLDPNDQKSLEGMQKMEKEESPTDATQEEDVDDMEGSGEEGDLEGSDSEAAQWADQEQWFGMQ; encoded by the exons ATGAATGTGATAGATCATGTGCGGGACATGGCGGCCGCGGGGCTGCACTCCAACGTGCGGCTTCTCAGCAGCTTGTTGCTTACAATGAGTAATAACAACCC tgAGTTATTCTCCCCATCTCAGAAGTACCAGCTTTTGGTGTATCATGCAGATTCTCTCTTTCATGATAAGGAATATCGGAATGCTGTAAGTAAGTATACTATGGCTTTACAGCAAAAGAAAGCCCTAAGTAAAACTTCAAAAGTGAGACCTTCAACTGGAAATTCTGCATCTACTCCACAAAGTCAG TGTCTTCCATCTGAAATtgaagtgaaatataaaatggcTGAATGTTATACAATGCTAAAACAAGATAAAGATGCCATTGCTATACTTGATGGGATCCCTTCAAGACAAAGAACTCCCAAA ATAAACATGATGCTGGCAAACTTGTACAAGAAGGCTGGTCAGGAGCGCCCTTCAGTCACCAGCTACAAGGAAGTACTGCGGCAGTGCCCATTAGCTCTTGATGCCATTCTAG GTTTGCTGTCCCTTTCTGTAAAAGGTGCAGAGGTGGCATCAATGACTATGAATGTGATCCAGACTGTGCCTAACTTGGACTGGCTCTCTGTGTGGATCAAAGCATATGCTTTTGTGCACACTGGTGACAACTCAAGAGCAATCAATACCATCTG CTCACTAGAGAAAAAGTCCTTATTGCGAGATAATGTGGACCTACTGGGAAGCTTGGCAGATCTGTACTTCAGAGCTGGAGACAATAAAAATTCTGTCCTCAAGTTTGAACAGGCACAGATGTTGGATCCTTATCTGATAAAAG GGATGGATGTATATGGCTACCTCCTGGCACGAGAAGGTCGGCTAGAGGATGTGGAGAACCTTGGTTGCCGCCTTTTCAATATTTCTGATCAGCATGCAGAACCCTGGGTGGTCTCTGG GTGTCATAGCTTCTATAGCAAACGCTACTCCCGTGCCCTCTACTTGGGAGCCAAGGCCATTCAGCTGAACAGTAATAGTGTGCAAGCTTTGCTACTTAAAGGAGCAGCACTTAGGAACATGGGCAGAGTCCAGGAAGCAATAATCCATTTTCGGGAGGCCATAAGGCTCGCACCTTGTCGCTTAGATTGTTATGAAG gtcTCATCGAATGTTACTTAGCCTCTAACAGTATTCGAGAAGCAATGGTAATGGCTAACAATGTTTACAAAACTCTAGGCGCAAATGCACAGACCCTTACCCTTTTAGCCACCGTTTGTCTAGAAGACCCAGTGACACAGGAGAAAGCCAAAACTTTGTTAGATAAAGCCCTGACCCAAAGGCCGGATTACATTAAAGCTGTGGTGAAAAAGGCAGAACTCCTTA GCAGAGAACAGAAGTACGAAGATGGGATTGCTTTGCTGAGGAATGCCCTGGCTAATCAGAGCGACTGTGTCCTACACCGGATCCTGGGAGATTTCCTCGTAGCTGTCAATGAGTACCAGGAAGCCATGGACCAGTATAGCATAGCGCTCAG TTTGGACCCCAATGACCAGAAGTCTCTAGAGGGGATGCAgaagatggagaaggaggagagcCCCACGGATGCCACTCAGGAGGAGGACGTGGACGACATGGAAGGGAGCGGGGAAGAAGGGGACCTGGAGGGCAGCGACAGTGAGGCGGCCCAGTGGGCCGACCAGGAGCAGTGGTTCGGCATGCAGTGA